The following proteins are co-located in the Deinococcus aerophilus genome:
- a CDS encoding metal-dependent transcriptional regulator → MTARPLSRSAEDYLKHLYLLGHASEPAARDGAGKVSTQALAGALEVAPASVTGMLRKLTEQGLVAHAPYQGAGLTAEGERVALEVLRHHRLLELFLHRALGVPLDEVHEEAERLEHALSERLEARIAAWLGDPTHDPHGDPIPTLAGELPERAERRLTQLAPGETAAVARVPDHDPASLRALMAAGLTPGACVTVRTVDAALGTLTLALPGRDLTLALAVAGQVQVHADAP, encoded by the coding sequence ATGACCGCCCGTCCGCTGTCCCGCTCTGCCGAGGACTACCTCAAGCACCTGTACCTGCTGGGCCACGCCTCAGAGCCGGCCGCCCGGGACGGGGCGGGCAAAGTCAGCACCCAGGCGCTGGCCGGCGCGCTGGAAGTGGCCCCCGCCAGCGTAACCGGCATGCTGCGCAAGCTCACCGAGCAGGGACTGGTGGCGCACGCGCCGTACCAGGGCGCGGGCCTGACTGCCGAGGGCGAGCGCGTGGCCCTGGAAGTCCTGCGCCACCACCGCCTGCTGGAGCTGTTCTTGCACCGCGCCCTGGGCGTGCCGCTCGACGAGGTCCACGAGGAGGCCGAGCGGCTGGAACACGCCCTGAGCGAGCGGCTGGAGGCGCGTATCGCCGCGTGGCTGGGCGATCCCACCCACGATCCGCACGGCGACCCGATTCCCACCCTGGCCGGCGAGCTGCCCGAGCGCGCCGAGCGCCGCCTGACCCAGCTTGCGCCCGGTGAGACGGCGGCGGTGGCCCGCGTGCCCGACCACGATCCAGCCAGTCTGCGGGCCCTGATGGCGGCGGGCCTGACTCCGGGGGCCTGCGTGACCGTGCGGACGGTGGACGCGGCGCTGGGTACCCTGACGCTGGCGCTGCCGGGCCGCGACCTGACGCTGGCACTGGCGGTGGCCGGACAGGTCCAGGTGCACGCAGACGCGCCCTGA
- a CDS encoding phosphoribosylanthranilate isomerase — MPDPAIRIKVCGTTTVADAVHAAQAGADALGFIFAPVSKRRVSAAVAREAGLNVGPSVARVGVFLDQGLDEVLRTAEAARVSAVQLHGSLPGVYVRRIAGYYPVLRVLRPADLTTEKNVWEGVSGVTLMLDAPEPGGGVPLDWAALAPHFPSGAWLAGGLGPWNVAQAIRALQPAGVDAVSRLEARPGVKDPSAVEAFIAAVRISMNPSYPQ, encoded by the coding sequence GTGCCTGATCCCGCCATCAGGATCAAGGTCTGCGGCACCACCACGGTGGCCGACGCCGTTCACGCGGCGCAGGCCGGAGCGGACGCGCTGGGCTTCATCTTCGCGCCGGTCAGCAAACGCCGGGTCAGTGCGGCGGTGGCGCGCGAGGCGGGCCTGAATGTGGGGCCGTCGGTGGCGCGGGTGGGCGTCTTTCTGGACCAGGGCCTGGACGAGGTTCTGCGTACGGCCGAGGCGGCCCGGGTCAGCGCGGTGCAGCTGCACGGTTCGCTGCCGGGGGTTTACGTGCGCCGGATCGCCGGGTATTATCCCGTTCTGCGCGTTCTGCGCCCCGCCGACCTGACGACGGAAAAGAACGTGTGGGAGGGTGTTTCTGGCGTTACGCTCATGCTCGATGCCCCCGAGCCGGGCGGCGGGGTGCCGCTGGACTGGGCGGCGCTGGCCCCGCACTTTCCCTCCGGGGCGTGGCTGGCGGGGGGGCTGGGACCGTGGAACGTGGCGCAGGCCATCCGCGCCCTGCAGCCCGCCGGAGTGGACGCGGTGAGCCGGCTGGAAGCCCGTCCTGGCGTGAAGGATCCGTCGGCGGTCGAGGCCTTCATCGCCGCGGTCCGGATCAGCATGAACCCGAGTTATCCACAGTGA
- a CDS encoding metalloenzyme domain protein, with protein MNGVLWLALDGVGHPVDAPPGSVWEQELPTLRPLLEAGRALDATLGVPGLPQSGTGQSCWLTGTDAVRLMGKGGGEHFGPHPGPTLQRLLRRASLPVRLTRAGARAALANHYVPQYFQAQERRPRMGCFPFSFVAAGQALNPPGVPPLGATLGLEYRAPFAPFQTQEEVTRLGQALARATDDHDLIVADLWFGDLLGHRGRADGPLPDTRAAALAYLARVDALLRGALEAGARVVVGSDHGNLEDLGTKGHTVARVPFAGTGVDLGTAVNVVQAGQVIAGWFGLKAVDDAEIGPRL; from the coding sequence ATGAACGGGGTGTTGTGGCTGGCCCTGGACGGCGTGGGCCATCCTGTGGACGCGCCGCCCGGCAGCGTGTGGGAGCAGGAACTGCCCACCCTGCGCCCACTGCTGGAGGCAGGACGGGCCCTGGACGCCACGCTGGGTGTGCCGGGGCTGCCGCAGTCGGGCACCGGGCAAAGCTGCTGGCTGACCGGCACCGACGCCGTGCGGCTGATGGGCAAGGGGGGCGGCGAGCATTTTGGCCCGCATCCGGGGCCGACCCTGCAGCGCCTGCTGCGCCGGGCCAGCCTGCCGGTGCGGCTCACGCGGGCCGGGGCACGGGCGGCGCTTGCCAACCACTACGTGCCGCAGTACTTCCAGGCCCAGGAGCGGCGCCCGCGCATGGGCTGCTTTCCCTTTTCGTTCGTGGCGGCGGGGCAGGCCCTCAATCCGCCGGGGGTGCCGCCGCTGGGGGCCACCCTGGGGCTGGAGTACCGCGCTCCCTTTGCCCCCTTCCAGACGCAGGAGGAGGTGACCCGCCTGGGGCAGGCCCTCGCCCGCGCCACGGACGACCACGACCTGATCGTGGCCGACCTGTGGTTTGGCGACCTGCTGGGCCACCGGGGCCGGGCAGACGGACCCTTACCCGACACGCGGGCCGCGGCCCTGGCCTATCTGGCCCGCGTGGACGCCCTGCTGCGCGGCGCGCTGGAGGCCGGGGCGCGAGTGGTGGTGGGCAGCGACCACGGCAACCTGGAAGACCTGGGCACCAAGGGCCACACCGTGGCACGCGTGCCCTTTGCCGGCACGGGGGTGGACCTGGGCACGGCGGTCAACGTGGTGCAGGCCGGACAGGTCATCGCGGGCTGGTTTGGGCTGAAGGCTGTGGATGACGCAGAAATTGGCCCGCGCCTCTGA
- a CDS encoding metallophosphoesterase, translating to MTDTLILAVPDPAVVAVIGAPLAGGSTFAARHFRPSEVLSGDFLQGLDHRLSRGERAVVDAALTRPAQRRPLLEAARTHDLPAVAVVLDLPRQVLQERAARLGRNPAPLLDSFGELRRTLGGLQKEGFEQVWVLRSQAQVEAAQLVRVPLPPDRRDLSGPFDFIGDVHGCLPELLELLNRLGYPAQGEQGRPAPGRTAVFLGDLTDRGPDSAGVLRRVMEMTASGTALCVPGNHDEKLLRALEGRGVKPLHGLGETLAQLDAAGDAFQARVRTFLGGLPDHLVLDGGRVVAAHAGLPERYHGRTSGRVRRFALYGDVDGTRDELGLPVRRDWGAGYRGQAIVVYGHTPVAAPRWVNRTVDIDTGCAFGGHLTALRYPELELVSVPARRVYVSPPRPLPLLGPAVPAPPPVLSPPA from the coding sequence ATGACCGACACCCTGATCCTTGCCGTGCCTGATCCCGCCGTGGTGGCAGTGATCGGCGCGCCGCTCGCGGGGGGCAGCACCTTCGCGGCACGTCACTTCCGGCCGTCCGAAGTGCTGTCGGGGGACTTCCTTCAAGGACTGGACCACCGGCTGTCGCGGGGCGAGCGGGCCGTGGTGGACGCCGCGCTGACCCGGCCCGCCCAGCGCCGGCCCCTGCTGGAGGCCGCCCGCACGCATGACCTGCCCGCCGTCGCGGTGGTTCTGGACCTGCCCCGGCAGGTGTTGCAGGAGCGGGCGGCGCGGCTGGGCCGCAATCCGGCGCCGCTGCTGGACAGTTTTGGTGAGCTGCGCCGGACCCTGGGCGGCCTGCAGAAGGAGGGCTTTGAGCAGGTGTGGGTCCTGCGTTCGCAGGCCCAGGTGGAGGCCGCGCAGCTTGTGCGCGTGCCGCTGCCTCCCGACCGCCGCGACCTGAGCGGGCCCTTTGACTTCATCGGGGACGTGCACGGCTGCCTGCCCGAACTGCTGGAGCTGCTGAACCGTTTGGGCTACCCGGCGCAGGGAGAACAGGGAAGGCCTGCGCCGGGCCGCACCGCCGTCTTTCTGGGTGACCTGACCGACCGCGGACCGGACTCGGCGGGCGTTTTGCGGCGGGTGATGGAGATGACGGCCTCGGGCACGGCGCTGTGCGTTCCGGGCAACCACGATGAAAAACTGCTGCGGGCGCTGGAGGGCCGGGGGGTCAAGCCGCTGCACGGACTGGGGGAAACGCTGGCGCAGCTGGACGCGGCGGGAGACGCTTTTCAGGCGCGGGTCCGCACGTTTCTGGGGGGGCTGCCGGACCATCTGGTGCTGGACGGCGGACGGGTGGTCGCGGCGCACGCCGGCCTGCCCGAGCGCTACCACGGGCGCACCTCGGGGCGGGTCCGCCGCTTCGCGCTGTACGGCGATGTGGACGGCACCCGGGACGAGCTGGGCCTGCCGGTTCGCCGTGACTGGGGAGCCGGGTACCGGGGACAGGCCATCGTGGTCTACGGTCACACTCCGGTGGCCGCGCCGCGCTGGGTCAACCGCACGGTGGACATCGACACCGGCTGCGCGTTCGGCGGCCACCTGACGGCGCTGCGCTACCCCGAGCTGGAGTTGGTCAGCGTGCCCGCACGCCGGGTCTACGTGTCGCCGCCGCGCCCGCTGCCGCTGCTGGGGCCGGCGGTTCCGGCTCCGCCGCCGGTGCTGTCCCCGCCCGCGTGA
- a CDS encoding magnesium transporter CorA family protein — protein MIRAKHLATGQSVSWTGQTTGVWVDAQEAAPEELARLQAAFPLHRFALEDALEPGHWSRAEQYPEHAFITVRSFARPAEADDFTERVSVFIFPDAALTLSSAGTQALTAVWELVGREACNTPAEIAYELLDHTAETFFTLADTLEGRTEALEERVFRDRRAQPVPEIFAVKHLISRARRLAGDAREAAALLGRHATGSPADLVRYRDVQDSFTRAGSRLDGLRDFLTGVLDLHLSLQGQRMNEVMRTLTAVSVIFLPLTFLAGVWGMNFQHMPELRWPQGYALAWSSFVLIGVGLAYSFRRRGWW, from the coding sequence ATGATCCGCGCCAAGCACCTTGCCACCGGACAGAGCGTGAGCTGGACCGGACAGACCACGGGCGTCTGGGTAGACGCGCAGGAAGCCGCCCCCGAGGAGCTGGCGCGCCTGCAGGCCGCCTTTCCCCTCCACCGCTTTGCGCTGGAGGACGCGCTGGAACCCGGGCACTGGAGCCGCGCCGAGCAGTACCCCGAACACGCCTTCATCACGGTGCGGTCGTTCGCGCGCCCGGCCGAGGCCGATGACTTTACCGAGCGGGTCAGCGTTTTTATCTTTCCAGATGCGGCGCTGACCCTGAGTTCGGCGGGCACGCAGGCGCTGACGGCGGTCTGGGAACTCGTCGGGCGCGAGGCGTGCAACACCCCCGCCGAAATCGCCTATGAATTGCTCGACCACACCGCTGAGACCTTCTTCACGCTGGCCGACACCCTGGAGGGACGCACCGAGGCGCTGGAGGAGCGAGTGTTCCGCGACCGCCGCGCCCAGCCGGTGCCCGAGATCTTCGCGGTCAAGCACCTGATCTCGCGGGCCCGCCGGCTGGCCGGGGACGCCCGCGAGGCCGCCGCGCTGCTGGGCCGCCACGCCACCGGCTCGCCCGCCGATCTGGTGCGCTACCGCGACGTGCAGGACAGTTTCACGCGTGCGGGCAGCCGTCTGGACGGCCTGCGCGACTTTCTGACCGGCGTGCTGGACCTGCACCTGAGCCTGCAAGGCCAGCGCATGAACGAGGTGATGCGCACCCTGACGGCCGTGAGCGTGATCTTTTTGCCCCTGACCTTTCTGGCGGGGGTATGGGGCATGAATTTTCAGCACATGCCCGAGCTGCGCTGGCCGCAGGGCTACGCCCTGGCCTGGAGCAGTTTCGTGCTGATCGGCGTGGGGCTGGCGTACTCGTTCCGCCGGCGCGGGTGGTGGTGA
- the crcB gene encoding fluoride efflux transporter CrcB — protein MTGALWLWVMLGGAVGAACRQGVVLLLAPLVVRSGFPVAVLLINVLGSFLLGLTLALAGRGMVPEAARLAFGTGVLGAFTTFSTFSSELDVLLLRGQVAPALTYAAASVGLGLTAAVAGRLLGTRL, from the coding sequence ATGACGGGAGCGCTGTGGCTGTGGGTGATGCTGGGCGGCGCGGTGGGCGCGGCCTGCCGCCAGGGTGTGGTGCTGCTGCTCGCGCCGCTGGTGGTCCGCAGCGGTTTTCCGGTGGCCGTGCTGCTCATCAACGTGCTCGGGTCGTTCCTGCTGGGCCTGACCCTGGCCCTGGCCGGGCGCGGCATGGTGCCCGAGGCCGCGCGGCTGGCCTTCGGCACCGGGGTGCTGGGGGCCTTTACCACCTTCTCGACCTTTTCCAGCGAACTGGACGTTCTGCTGCTGCGCGGGCAGGTGGCCCCGGCACTGACCTACGCCGCCGCCAGCGTGGGTCTGGGCCTGACGGCAGCGGTGGCGGGGCGGCTGCTGGGAACGCGGCTGTGA
- the xseA gene encoding exodeoxyribonuclease VII large subunit has product MTRRRKKAEPTRPPEQFLELSEVLAYLAQVIARGMPGAVWVRAEIASVTDRRHLYLDLVELGEGGEVAKCRATLWARERFALEGKFRQATGGTLTAGLKVLLFCQPEFHPQYGFSLNVLDVFPEFTVGDAALRLDTLRRALVEEGVYGLNRLLSVPADFTRVAVISPTGAAGLGDFRRETDALDAAGLTEFVYLEATFQGREASASLGRAVGAARELHRERPLDALVVIRGGGAVTDLAWLNDLDFARALATFPAPVITGLGHARDDTLPDEVACVRTDTPSKAAALIVRTVAGAAAQAQEDARSVRAHAARVLVDADAAAAWAIDRARAAAGRHTQAAGADVDALMRQALGLTPARTLARGYALVRGEDGQPVTRAAGVRAGQALILEFTDGSVRTEVADSRE; this is encoded by the coding sequence GTGACCCGCCGGCGAAAAAAGGCCGAGCCGACACGCCCGCCCGAGCAGTTTCTGGAACTCTCGGAGGTGCTGGCGTACCTGGCACAGGTGATCGCGCGCGGGATGCCGGGAGCGGTGTGGGTGCGCGCCGAGATCGCCTCGGTGACCGACCGCCGCCACCTGTACCTGGATCTGGTGGAGCTGGGTGAGGGCGGCGAGGTCGCCAAGTGCCGCGCGACCCTGTGGGCCCGCGAGCGCTTTGCCCTGGAGGGCAAGTTCCGGCAGGCCACCGGCGGCACGCTCACGGCGGGCCTCAAGGTGCTGCTGTTCTGTCAGCCGGAGTTTCACCCGCAGTACGGCTTTTCCCTGAATGTGCTCGACGTGTTTCCCGAGTTCACGGTGGGGGACGCGGCGCTGCGCCTGGACACCCTGCGCCGCGCGCTGGTAGAGGAGGGCGTGTACGGACTCAACCGCCTGCTGTCCGTGCCCGCCGACTTCACGCGGGTCGCCGTGATCTCGCCCACGGGCGCGGCGGGCCTGGGCGACTTCCGGCGGGAGACGGACGCCCTGGACGCCGCCGGCCTCACGGAGTTCGTGTATCTGGAGGCCACCTTCCAGGGCCGGGAGGCCTCGGCCAGCCTGGGCCGGGCGGTGGGGGCGGCGCGTGAACTGCACCGGGAACGTCCGCTGGACGCGCTGGTGGTGATCCGGGGCGGCGGGGCCGTGACCGATCTGGCGTGGCTAAATGATCTGGACTTTGCCCGCGCCCTGGCGACCTTTCCCGCTCCGGTGATCACCGGGCTGGGCCACGCCCGCGACGACACCCTGCCCGACGAGGTGGCCTGCGTGCGCACCGACACGCCCAGCAAGGCGGCGGCCCTGATTGTCCGTACGGTGGCGGGGGCCGCCGCGCAGGCGCAGGAGGATGCCCGCAGCGTCCGCGCCCACGCTGCCCGCGTGCTGGTGGACGCCGACGCCGCCGCCGCGTGGGCCATCGACCGGGCACGCGCCGCCGCGGGGCGCCATACCCAGGCGGCAGGCGCAGACGTGGACGCCCTGATGCGTCAGGCGCTGGGCCTCACCCCGGCCCGGACCCTGGCCCGCGGATACGCGCTGGTGCGCGGCGAGGACGGCCAGCCGGTGACGCGCGCCGCGGGGGTGCGGGCGGGTCAGGCCCTGATCCTGGAATTCACCGATGGTTCGGTGCGCACAGAAGTGGCAGACTCCAGGGAATGA
- a CDS encoding DUF1572 family protein → MNPSDRTASEVLGPLYLADVRERMCGLKSLGEGALTQLRDDDWHTVLSDDGNSAAVLIQHLHGNMHARWGALRSGYRPGTEGEPETRDRDAEFTDTQHTPAELWRRWHDGWAVYLGALDALTPEDLAAPLTIRGETHTVLQAAQRQVMHYSGHVYQLVLLVKTLRGGQWQTLSIARGGSAGFNAAMQARRG, encoded by the coding sequence ATGAATCCCTCAGACCGGACGGCATCAGAGGTGCTGGGTCCGCTGTACCTGGCGGACGTGCGCGAGCGGATGTGCGGACTGAAGTCCCTGGGCGAAGGAGCGCTGACGCAGCTGCGCGACGACGACTGGCACACGGTTCTGTCCGACGATGGAAACTCGGCCGCCGTATTGATTCAGCACCTGCACGGCAACATGCATGCCCGGTGGGGTGCGTTGCGGAGCGGCTACCGCCCGGGGACGGAGGGCGAACCCGAGACCCGTGACCGTGACGCCGAATTCACCGATACGCAGCACACCCCGGCCGAACTGTGGCGGCGGTGGCACGACGGCTGGGCGGTCTATCTGGGCGCGCTGGACGCCCTGACTCCGGAGGACCTGGCGGCGCCCCTGACCATTCGCGGCGAAACGCACACCGTCTTGCAGGCGGCGCAGCGGCAGGTGATGCACTACAGCGGGCATGTCTACCAGCTGGTACTGCTCGTCAAGACCCTGCGCGGCGGGCAATGGCAGACCCTCAGCATTGCGCGGGGCGGCTCGGCGGGTTTTAACGCCGCCATGCAGGCGCGGCGCGGCTGA
- a CDS encoding sulfurtransferase → MTPPSSPLKSAGWLLGHLHDDRLRVLDCRYALSDPLVGRIAYLSGHIPGASYADLETDLSGPVQPGGMGGRHPLPDPTDLAGWLGSIGIGNDSVVVAYDDPGSGQGFYAARAWWLLRWLGHREVYVLDGGWPAFLAVGGTADTAEPTCAPTTFVPDVQPGMLATAGDVQQRPAGTLLIDSRAPARYRGESEPLDRKAGHIPGAVNRDWSGALDGRGLYRAAEAQAARLDAGEAPTITYCGSGVSAAPNLLARELAGTPLGPDNRLYAGSWSDWISDDRRPVATGPEEPTLPGGHPDPEPEDWKT, encoded by the coding sequence ATGACGCCGCCCTCCTCTCCCCTGAAGTCCGCCGGATGGTTGCTCGGGCACCTGCACGACGACCGCCTGCGGGTGCTGGATTGCCGCTACGCCCTGTCGGACCCGCTGGTCGGGCGCATCGCCTACCTGTCCGGCCACATTCCGGGGGCCAGCTACGCCGATCTGGAAACCGACCTGAGCGGCCCGGTGCAGCCCGGCGGCATGGGCGGGCGTCACCCCCTGCCCGACCCGACGGACCTGGCCGGGTGGCTGGGCAGCATCGGCATCGGCAACGACAGCGTGGTGGTGGCCTACGACGACCCCGGCAGCGGCCAGGGGTTCTACGCGGCGCGGGCGTGGTGGCTGCTGCGCTGGCTGGGCCACCGCGAGGTATACGTACTGGACGGCGGCTGGCCCGCGTTTCTGGCGGTGGGAGGCACGGCGGACACGGCAGAGCCCACCTGCGCCCCCACCACCTTTGTTCCGGACGTGCAGCCCGGCATGCTCGCCACCGCCGGGGACGTGCAGCAGCGCCCCGCCGGCACGCTGCTGATCGACTCGCGCGCGCCTGCGCGCTACCGGGGAGAGAGCGAGCCGCTGGACCGCAAGGCCGGGCACATCCCCGGAGCCGTCAACCGCGACTGGAGCGGCGCGCTGGACGGGCGTGGTTTGTACCGGGCGGCAGAGGCCCAGGCCGCGCGGCTGGACGCTGGGGAGGCCCCCACCATCACGTACTGCGGCAGCGGGGTCAGCGCGGCCCCCAACCTGCTCGCGCGTGAGCTGGCGGGCACCCCGCTGGGGCCGGACAACCGCCTGTACGCCGGGTCGTGGAGCGACTGGATCAGCGACGACCGCCGCCCGGTCGCCACCGGGCCGGAGGAGCCAACGCTGCCGGGAGGCCATCCGGACCCCGAACCAGAAGACTGGAAAACCTGA
- the der gene encoding ribosome biogenesis GTPase Der translates to MHKVAIVGRPNVGKSSLFNRLIGRRDAVVADFPGVTRDAKEGTMLYHNHRITLVDTGGLWSGDEWEAAIREKAEWAMEGAQAVIFVLDPREGLSAADYEVADWLRKLGTPVIVVANKIDSQKHEVYLAELWGLGFGDPVPISAEHARGLDDLMDRVMTHLPEDDEDVPEIAPIRISLIGRPNVGKSSLLNAIVQSDRAIVADQPGTTRDSLDVEWDYGGQRFVLVDTAGIRKKPDTAIEDYAIQRSQAAIGRSDLIWLVVNATEIGDHELKLANLAYDSGKPVIVVVNKWDLVPDDELKRTEKDLNQKLHHISYAPRVYTSAINDYGIHEMLAEAMKLHDKWQSRIPTSELNRWLEVWQMRQSVPNFHGKKLRMYFMTQVETAPPTFAIFCNRADFVTRAYEGFLQNRIREDLQLAGIPVRLKWKEKGPYKRGKKGEEAEA, encoded by the coding sequence ATGCATAAAGTTGCCATTGTGGGCCGACCCAACGTCGGCAAATCCAGTCTGTTCAATCGCCTGATCGGGCGGCGCGACGCCGTCGTGGCCGATTTCCCCGGCGTGACCCGGGACGCCAAGGAAGGCACCATGCTCTACCACAACCACCGCATCACGCTGGTGGACACAGGCGGGCTGTGGAGCGGCGACGAGTGGGAAGCCGCCATTCGTGAGAAGGCCGAGTGGGCCATGGAGGGCGCGCAGGCCGTGATCTTCGTGCTTGACCCGCGCGAGGGCCTCTCGGCCGCCGACTATGAGGTGGCCGACTGGCTGCGCAAGCTGGGCACGCCGGTCATCGTGGTTGCCAACAAGATCGACAGCCAGAAGCACGAGGTGTATCTGGCCGAGCTGTGGGGCCTGGGCTTTGGCGACCCGGTGCCGATCAGCGCCGAACACGCCCGTGGCCTCGACGACCTGATGGACCGGGTGATGACCCATCTGCCCGAGGACGACGAGGACGTGCCGGAAATCGCGCCCATCCGCATCTCGCTGATCGGGCGGCCCAACGTGGGCAAGTCCAGCCTGCTGAACGCCATCGTGCAGTCGGACCGTGCCATCGTGGCCGACCAGCCGGGCACCACCCGCGACAGTCTGGACGTGGAGTGGGACTACGGCGGCCAGCGCTTCGTGCTGGTGGACACGGCGGGCATTCGCAAGAAGCCCGACACCGCCATCGAGGATTACGCCATCCAGCGCAGTCAGGCGGCCATCGGACGCAGCGACCTGATCTGGCTGGTGGTCAATGCCACCGAGATCGGCGACCACGAGCTCAAGCTGGCCAACCTCGCCTACGACAGCGGCAAACCGGTGATCGTGGTGGTGAACAAGTGGGATCTGGTGCCCGACGATGAGCTCAAGCGCACCGAAAAGGACCTGAACCAGAAGCTGCACCACATCTCCTACGCGCCGCGCGTGTACACCAGCGCCATCAACGACTACGGCATTCACGAGATGCTTGCCGAGGCCATGAAGCTGCACGACAAGTGGCAAAGCCGCATCCCCACCAGCGAACTCAACCGCTGGCTGGAGGTCTGGCAGATGCGCCAGTCGGTGCCGAACTTCCACGGCAAGAAGCTGCGGATGTACTTCATGACCCAGGTGGAGACTGCTCCGCCGACCTTCGCCATCTTCTGCAACCGCGCCGATTTCGTGACCCGGGCCTACGAGGGCTTTTTGCAAAACCGCATCCGCGAGGACCTGCAGCTCGCCGGCATTCCGGTGCGCCTCAAGTGGAAGGAGAAGGGCCCGTACAAGCGGGGCAAGAAAGGCGAGGAAGCCGAAGCGTAG